The Pontibacillus halophilus JSM 076056 = DSM 19796 genome segment GCACCCGTTAATTAAATAGTGTAATATCCTTTATTTCTTTATCAACACGTATTGCTTATCTTCTAAAAAGAATGTTTCGCAAAGATGATTTATATCTTTTAACTTTAAATGTTTTCCGAATTGTAGCGTACTAAGGTTAATTACTACATCTTTACTGTCATCTTTTTCTTTTTCCTCATGTCCATCCCAACAAGAGTATATTTCAATGAAATCCCCTTCTAATAAATGTTCATCAATATAACTAAAAATTGATTTAATTGATTTACGTTGACCTGATGTATTGTTTGCGTGCAAGTATCCTTGCACTTCATATACAAAAGGCGTGGTGATTTTATTTCTTATAGGTTCATATCCAGTATCTAAGTCAAAAACATCAATTCCATTTGCATCTTCTTCTGTTTCATAAACCTTTACGAGCTTAGAACCGTTATTCTTCTTCAAATGTTTATCTAAACTAATTCCTTTTAGTTTCAATTCCGAAAGAGGTTTATATGTTGGGTTCCTACCAAAACTACCAATAGGAAGTTCTATATTTGCCCCAATAAAATGATGTAAAGTCATCTAAACACCCCTCTTCTTTATCCTTATTTTACCATAAAATAGTTAAATCCTTTGTTTAACATTACTGCCCCGTTAGTTGAATAAAGAAATTACCCTTATACAGTAAACTTAGATAATCTAAGTTGGTGTATCATAAGTTTCCACAATTGTAATTTAAGTTCCTTTAATTATCACATCATTCATTGTGCCTTCATTTCTTTAGTGATGGATGCTCTCTAATACTTGAAACCACCAAGCCCTAACTCCTTCTCTACTACATGCTTATAGGTTTCAAATTTCACCTTTACTACTACACCCTATCTTCACACTTTCTCTTTATGCATAAAACCCTATGGTAAAGTCTCTTTAATTGGTAAATATCACTAAATTTTTAGAAGTAGTAAAAAAGGTATTTTTACTAATAGAAATATAAAATCATTCACATATTATCAAAATTAGTTCCGTTGTCATTGCTTTCAAGGCCGAGAAAATGTAAGTAATATCAAAAAAGGCTAGCTTATTGGTTATAAGCTAGCCTTTCTCTATTCGCGTCTATACGTGACTCTCTTGTTCGATTTGGCTTAAGCGTGCCTGCACGTCTTCTTCACTCAAATTATACTCGTTCACATAACGGTTATTGTCGTGTGTGCGGCACTCGTGGCTGCAACTTCTCATATATTTGTGCTCATTTTCTTCGGTCATCATCATACGGCGGTCGCATTCAGGATTTCCACAGTTCACAAAGCGTTCACATGGCTCTCCTGTGAAGTAATCCTCACCAACAATCGTGTGTTCGACTTGGTTCACCGGAACTGTAAGACGTTCATCGAACACAAACATCTGTCCATCCCATAGTTCACCTTTCACTTCAGGATCCTTGCCGTATGTCGTAATTCCGCCTTTTAATTGCGCTACGTCGAACCCTTCCTTCATAAGCCAGCCGGAGAATTTCTCACATCGAATTCCACCTGTACAATAGGTGAGAACTTTCTTCCCTTCGAACATATGCTTATTCTCACGGACCCAATCAGGTAGCTCTTTGAACGTCTCAATATCCGGACGGATTGCGCCACGGAAATGACCCAGGTCGTATTCATAATCATTACGGGCATCTAAGATAATTGTATCTTCGCGCTGCATTTGTTCATACCATTCTTTCGGCTCTAAATGCTCCCCTGTAATGTCGTTTGGATTGTGATTGTCCTCAAGACGAAGCGTCACAAGCTCAGGACGGTGACGCACATGCATTTTCTTAAACGTATGACCTTCCGCAGCATCCACTTTAAATGGCATTTCTGCGAAACGTTCATCGTCATGCATGGCCTTCATATACGCTTCTGTTGCTTCAACGGTACCAGAAACGGTCCCGTTAATCCCTTCTTCTGCAACCAGCACACGCCCTAACAGGCCAAGCTCATTACAAAACGCTAAATGATCCTTCGCAAATTGCTCTGGGTCATCAATCGTTACATACTGATAATACAACAATACTTGATATTCTTTATTCTCCATTGTGTTCACCTCTAACTTTATATCTCCCAAATATAAATAATAAGGTATCCAAGGGTGTTCGCCTTACTAAATACACAATTCCATATTGTAATCACCTTTTGGGCAGAAATCAATGATTTGATAGGAAGGTTCTAGTTAATGTAGGCTGAGGCTTTGAAATTATTGTGGTTCTACCAGGATCAACGGCCACACTTGGCGTACTCTCCCATCATAACAACCCCTCTTCCATCCTCACACATAAAGAAAGGAAAGGATGGCGAACCATCCTTTCCTTCTCCATGCTTATACAGATTTAGCTTCAGGTTGTGTTTCTTCTTCTTCAGAAGTGGCTTTCGTGTCTTTCACAATCCCTTGTTCAATCGCCATAAGTTTGGCGACTTTAGGTGCTCCCCAAACTGGTGGCAGCAAGAGAATGGAGACGGGTACGGCCGTTACAACGATAAAGTTCTGCAGCGTTTGAATGCTGCTTTCTCCGATACTTAATAGTGAAGCCGCGATGAAACCGAATAATAGCGCCCAGAAAATACGTAACCAGCGAGATGGGTGAGCATCTCCTGTTAGGGTAACAGCTACTGAGTAGGACATTGAGTCGGCAGTTGTCGCCACGAAGATAATGGTTACAACTAGGAAGCCAGTAGCCATGACCATTCCAAGTGGAAGTTGTTCCATGATGGCCATCACGGCTGCCGGCATGCCGCTATCATTTAATGCGGTTGAGATGGCGCCTGGGTTCTTCATTTCGAAGAAAATCCCTGAGCCACCTACGGATGCGAACCAGAAGTTACTGACTAATGGTGCAATAATCGCAACGGCAAGAATTAATTCTCGGATCGATCTTCCGCGAGAGATACGGCTAATAAACATCGCCATTGCTGGTCCGAATCCAATGAACCAGCCCCAGAAGAAGATCGTCCAGTAACCTAACCACGATTGGTCTCCTCGATAAAGACTCATACGTACGAAGTTTTGAATTTGATACGCTTCTGCTCCGATAAAGGAATCAATGATAAATAAAGTTGGTCCTAGAATCAGCATGCCAAACATGAGGACGACTGCAAGTCCTACGTTTAAGCGGCTCATCAGTTGAATTCCTTTATCAACTCCTGATGCAGCTGAAATGGAAGCAATTGCGACTAGAAAAATGATGACAATCGATTCAGTCAAGATTGTATCTGGTACCCCAAATAGATATTCGAGTGCGTAGCCCACTTGCAGGCCAAGGAATCCAATTGGTCCTATTGTACCCGCTGCTACTGCAATAATAGACACAATGTCCGCTACTGAACCTATGACACTTTTTCGATTAAAGATCTTTTCTCCGAACATTGGATAAAGAATTGTACGAGGTTTCAATGGATATCCTTTATGATAGTGCGCATACATTAGTACAATCGTTGCGACTGTTCCAAGTGATGCCCAAGCTGTAAATCCCCAGTGGAAGAAGCTCTGCGCAAGACCTGGAATGACTGCATCGGCTTTCGACATGCCTTGTTCGTCAAGAAGTGGCGGGGTTGTAAGGTAGTGATACATCGGTTCTCCCGCTGCCCAGAACACCCCTCCTGCAGCTAGTAATGTACACAGAATCATCGATACCCATCGAAATAGGCTATATTCTGGTTTGTTCAGTTTTCCGAGATTAACTTTTCCATATTTTGATAATGCGAGTGCTATTCCTACTATAAACGTCGCTAGTAAGAGCACTTGCCAGAAAGCACCAAAGAATTTAACAGAAAAGTCGAACGAGCTCGTGATCCATTCTCCCATCAAAGATTTGTTAAATACAGACATGATTAGAAAAAGTACGAGAAATCCACCGCTGATGGCGAATGTGACCCAATCAATCTTCGTTCTCCTATTCGTTTCGTCGGTCATTATTTTCCTCCTAGTTTAGTTCCTATCGAACCTGGACAGGTTGTTAGTTATTTTTTTCGTTATAGGCTATGAAGTCGTTCGATAGTCGTATCAGATAGCATCCATCTCCTTATATTTCCGACCTTTTTTCACATAGTGCTAAATTATAGAGAACCGCACCATACACGTCAACCGATATGTAGTAGAGAGATTATGAGGATTAGAGAGGATAAGGAAGGATGAGCACCGTCATACCAAATGGTGAAAGAATGTGTCGCCCTCCTAAAAAAGGCATAAAAAAGAGGCACAGGACGCTCCTGCACCTCTCACGTGTGTTTATTTGGCAGTTGTATTTAATGTCACTTCAATATTCCCACGTGTTGCACGAGAGTATGGGCATACTTGGTGTGCTTTCTGTACAAGGTCCTCCGCCTCTTCTTGTGAAACACCTTCTACATCTACATTTAAGTTAACACCAAGACCGAATCCTTCGCCCTCTTTACCGATGCTCACTTGAGCGGTTACAGCTGTTTTAATTGCTTTCTTCGCTTGTGATGCAACAAGTTGTAGAGCGCTATCAAAGCAAGCAGAGTATCCTGCTGCGAATAGTTGTTCAGGGTTTGTTGCGCCTTCTTTCTCTTGACCGCCTAATGATTTCGGCATAGAAAGTTCAAAGTCGATTGTTCCGTCACTCGATGTAACGGTTCCTTTACGTCCACCTTGCGCTGTTGCTTCTGCTGTGTACAATGCTTTTTCCATGATACCCTCTCCTTTTTCTAATTAGGTTGTGCACAATTTAATTTACTACAACCTTTTAGGGATGTCAAAACAAAACGCTCCCTTAGACAATAGAATTGTCCCCTGTTCGAAAGTTTTGTATACTTGTTCCAGAAAAGGAGAGATTCCTAATGGCTGATGAACATTTACGTCTAGAGAATCAACTGTGTTTCTCCGTTTATGCGACTGCAAGAGAAATTACGAAGTTGTACCGTCCTCTATTAGAGGAGTTAAACGTTACGTACCCTCAATATTTAGTGTTGCTCGTCTTATGGGAAGAAGATCGCTTAACGGTCAAAGAATTAGGCCATCGTCTTTATCTTGATTCCGGAACGCTGACCCCAATGCTTAAGCGTA includes the following:
- a CDS encoding rhodanese-related sulfurtransferase, whose translation is MENKEYQVLLYYQYVTIDDPEQFAKDHLAFCNELGLLGRVLVAEEGINGTVSGTVEATEAYMKAMHDDERFAEMPFKVDAAEGHTFKKMHVRHRPELVTLRLEDNHNPNDITGEHLEPKEWYEQMQREDTIILDARNDYEYDLGHFRGAIRPDIETFKELPDWVRENKHMFEGKKVLTYCTGGIRCEKFSGWLMKEGFDVAQLKGGITTYGKDPEVKGELWDGQMFVFDERLTVPVNQVEHTIVGEDYFTGEPCERFVNCGNPECDRRMMMTEENEHKYMRSCSHECRTHDNNRYVNEYNLSEEDVQARLSQIEQESHV
- a CDS encoding BCCT family transporter, with product MTDETNRRTKIDWVTFAISGGFLVLFLIMSVFNKSLMGEWITSSFDFSVKFFGAFWQVLLLATFIVGIALALSKYGKVNLGKLNKPEYSLFRWVSMILCTLLAAGGVFWAAGEPMYHYLTTPPLLDEQGMSKADAVIPGLAQSFFHWGFTAWASLGTVATIVLMYAHYHKGYPLKPRTILYPMFGEKIFNRKSVIGSVADIVSIIAVAAGTIGPIGFLGLQVGYALEYLFGVPDTILTESIVIIFLVAIASISAASGVDKGIQLMSRLNVGLAVVLMFGMLILGPTLFIIDSFIGAEAYQIQNFVRMSLYRGDQSWLGYWTIFFWGWFIGFGPAMAMFISRISRGRSIRELILAVAIIAPLVSNFWFASVGGSGIFFEMKNPGAISTALNDSGMPAAVMAIMEQLPLGMVMATGFLVVTIIFVATTADSMSYSVAVTLTGDAHPSRWLRIFWALLFGFIAASLLSIGESSIQTLQNFIVVTAVPVSILLLPPVWGAPKVAKLMAIEQGIVKDTKATSEEEETQPEAKSV
- a CDS encoding organic hydroperoxide resistance protein, encoding MEKALYTAEATAQGGRKGTVTSSDGTIDFELSMPKSLGGQEKEGATNPEQLFAAGYSACFDSALQLVASQAKKAIKTAVTAQVSIGKEGEGFGLGVNLNVDVEGVSQEEAEDLVQKAHQVCPYSRATRGNIEVTLNTTAK
- a CDS encoding MarR family winged helix-turn-helix transcriptional regulator — translated: MADEHLRLENQLCFSVYATAREITKLYRPLLEELNVTYPQYLVLLVLWEEDRLTVKELGHRLYLDSGTLTPMLKRMEQADYLQRIRSKEDERVVVVTLTEKGRAARKQANDIPHLLLDHIDVDPDELSQMKGTLMKVLQSVHVKNGDTKA